Proteins encoded in a region of the Pseudomonas sp. PDNC002 genome:
- a CDS encoding RNA polymerase sigma factor, translating into MNKPLTDDSDVALLRRYRQGDAEAFAELYARHRLGLFRFLCGLCGDNAQAEEVFQETWLSLIRSDSQPLGAASFKTWLYQIGRNRLIDHWRKLGRHQGRQESFDEQLHGEALAGESVDPAHELALSRDRQRLQGALESLPEEQREVFLLRAHGDLELNEIAELTRTPAETVKSRLRYAMQKLRRLLSDPAATEEVSP; encoded by the coding sequence TTGAACAAACCCCTCACGGACGATAGTGACGTCGCGCTCCTGCGACGTTACCGACAAGGTGACGCCGAGGCCTTCGCCGAGCTTTACGCTCGCCATCGCCTCGGCCTGTTCCGCTTCCTCTGCGGCCTGTGCGGCGACAACGCCCAGGCCGAAGAGGTGTTCCAGGAAACCTGGCTGAGCCTGATCCGCAGCGACAGCCAACCGCTGGGCGCCGCCAGCTTCAAGACCTGGCTGTACCAGATCGGTCGCAATCGGCTGATCGACCACTGGCGCAAGCTGGGTCGGCACCAGGGGCGCCAGGAGAGCTTCGACGAGCAGCTGCACGGTGAGGCGCTGGCGGGCGAGAGCGTCGATCCGGCGCACGAGCTGGCCCTGAGTCGCGACCGGCAGCGCCTGCAAGGTGCGCTGGAGTCGCTGCCGGAGGAGCAGCGAGAGGTGTTCCTGCTGCGCGCCCATGGTGACCTGGAGCTGAACGAAATTGCCGAGCTGACGCGAACCCCGGCCGAAACGGTGAAGAGCCGGCTGCGCTACGCAATGCAGAAACTGCGCCGGTTGCTGTCGGACCCGGCGGCGACCGAGGAGGTAAGCCCATGA
- a CDS encoding VWA domain-containing protein, producing MSLPVHFLRPAAQGFAIGLLIAVAGCGISPEGEPKQKAAAQDASAQLEPLTKPASPAPAQLHEESAKLQRSAGYLAQAPIASIAPAPMADMQQPGYVDVPREQYQNLPDNPVHAVAQEPVSTFSIDVDTGSYANVRRILNEGRLPPKGAVRLEEMVNYFPYDYALPNSEGASPFGITTELAPTPWNPNTRLLRVGIKASDRSVAELPPANLVFLVDVSGSMDRREGLPLVKSTLKLLVDQLREQDKVSLVVYAGESRVVLEPTSGRDKATIRSAIEQLQAGGSTAGASGIELAYRMAQKGYLPKGINRILLATDGDFNVGISDFETLKQMAAEKRRSGVSLTTLGYGVDNYNEQLMEQLADAGDGSYAYIDNLREARKVLVDQLSSTLAVVAKDVKIQLEFNPAQVSEYRLLGYENRALKREDFSNDKVDAGEIGAGHTVTALYEIVPAGGKGWLEPLRYQGDAVKSDAKGDELALLRVRYKGAEGGTSQLIERPIRVAEQRASIAQASDDLRFAAAVAAFAQQLEGGRYTGAFDIGDTVNLARAARGEDRFGLRAEFVQLAELAQSLQTPVPEQARIE from the coding sequence ATGTCGCTCCCTGTTCATTTCCTTCGCCCTGCCGCCCAGGGTTTTGCTATCGGATTGCTGATCGCCGTCGCCGGCTGCGGAATTTCCCCCGAGGGCGAGCCAAAGCAGAAGGCGGCCGCCCAGGACGCATCCGCCCAGCTCGAGCCGTTGACCAAGCCCGCCAGCCCAGCGCCGGCGCAGCTGCACGAAGAAAGCGCCAAGCTGCAGCGCTCCGCCGGCTACCTCGCCCAGGCTCCCATCGCCAGCATCGCACCCGCGCCTATGGCCGACATGCAGCAGCCCGGCTATGTGGACGTGCCCCGCGAGCAGTACCAGAACCTGCCGGACAACCCGGTCCACGCCGTCGCCCAGGAGCCGGTTTCCACCTTCAGCATCGACGTCGACACCGGCAGCTACGCCAACGTCCGGCGCATCCTCAACGAAGGCCGCTTGCCGCCCAAGGGCGCGGTACGGCTGGAGGAGATGGTCAACTACTTCCCCTACGACTATGCACTGCCCAACAGCGAAGGCGCCTCGCCCTTCGGCATCACCACTGAGCTGGCGCCTACGCCGTGGAATCCGAATACCCGCCTGCTGCGGGTCGGCATCAAGGCCTCGGATCGCAGCGTTGCGGAGCTGCCGCCGGCCAACCTGGTGTTCCTGGTGGACGTCTCCGGCTCCATGGATCGCCGCGAGGGCCTACCACTGGTGAAAAGCACCCTCAAGCTCCTGGTGGACCAGTTGCGTGAGCAGGACAAGGTGTCCCTGGTGGTCTATGCCGGCGAGTCCCGCGTGGTGCTGGAGCCGACATCCGGACGCGACAAGGCGACCATCCGCAGCGCCATCGAGCAGCTTCAGGCCGGCGGTTCCACGGCTGGCGCCTCGGGCATCGAACTGGCTTACCGGATGGCGCAGAAGGGCTATCTGCCCAAGGGCATCAACCGCATCCTGCTGGCCACCGATGGCGATTTCAATGTCGGCATCAGCGACTTCGAGACGCTCAAGCAGATGGCCGCCGAGAAGCGCCGCAGCGGTGTTTCGCTGACCACCCTGGGCTACGGCGTGGACAACTACAACGAGCAGCTCATGGAACAGCTGGCCGACGCGGGCGACGGCAGCTATGCCTACATCGACAACCTGCGCGAGGCGCGCAAGGTACTGGTGGACCAGCTCAGCTCGACCCTCGCGGTGGTCGCCAAGGACGTGAAGATCCAGCTGGAATTCAACCCGGCGCAGGTCAGCGAGTACCGCCTGCTGGGTTACGAGAACCGTGCGCTCAAGCGCGAGGACTTCAGCAACGACAAGGTGGATGCCGGCGAGATCGGCGCCGGGCATACCGTCACCGCGCTCTACGAGATTGTCCCGGCCGGCGGCAAGGGCTGGCTGGAGCCGCTGCGCTACCAGGGCGACGCGGTGAAGTCCGACGCCAAGGGGGACGAACTGGCCCTGCTGCGTGTGCGCTACAAAGGCGCCGAAGGTGGCACCAGCCAGTTGATCGAGCGGCCCATTCGCGTTGCCGAGCAGCGTGCGAGCATCGCCCAGGCCAGTGACGACCTGCGCTTCGCCGCCGCTGTGGCTGCCTTCGCCCAGCAACTGGAAGGCGGGCGCTACACGGGGGCCTTCGACATCGGCGATACTGTAAATCTGGCTCGCGCCGCGCGGGGCGAGGATCGCTTCGGCCTGCGCGCAGAGTTCGTCCAGCTCGCCGAGCTGGCGCAGAGCCTGCAGACCCCGGTACCCGAACAGGCACGGATAGAGTGA
- a CDS encoding PLP-dependent aminotransferase family protein: MSNLLLYQRIAQQLAEDIRRGVYQPGERVPSVRKLSTQLNVSHATVLQAYATLEDQGLIRARPQSGFYVHRTPALTASTPDIARVERPGLVTRSSIINQVLAEARREGVFPLGAAVPHVDYLPVRALHQQLAKVTRFSSPRAFSYMFSPGYEPLRRQVAIRMRDAGVVVDPTQVTITHGCVDAIHMALRVMTRPGDLIATESPSYYGLLQLADILGLKVIEIPSDPLTGISLEALQLAANQWPIKALVLTARLSNPLGGTIPEDRQKALLKLTAEHNIGVIEDDIYGELMFDQGQTKALKAHDRDGRVVYCSSFSKTISPGVRIGWIITERYQEEIRRLQTFTTHSACTVTQMGVAAYLENGGYDRHLRYIRQEYRKNMTAYQLAVQQYFPEGTQMTRPKGGFILWVSLPAKVNTKELHVRALEQGISIAPGLIFSNTEQFNNCLRLTCGIPWDREAERAIMTLGMLACQLCQEELIAA; this comes from the coding sequence ATGTCCAATCTGCTTCTGTACCAGCGCATCGCCCAGCAACTGGCGGAGGACATCCGTCGTGGTGTCTACCAGCCAGGTGAGCGCGTACCGTCCGTGCGCAAGTTGAGCACCCAGCTCAACGTCAGCCACGCCACGGTGCTGCAGGCCTACGCCACCCTCGAAGATCAGGGCCTGATCCGCGCCCGCCCGCAGTCCGGCTTCTATGTGCATCGGACGCCGGCGCTGACGGCGTCGACGCCGGATATCGCCCGTGTCGAGCGCCCCGGTCTGGTCACCCGCAGCAGCATCATCAACCAGGTACTCGCCGAGGCGCGCCGCGAGGGCGTGTTCCCGCTGGGCGCCGCCGTGCCGCACGTGGATTACCTCCCGGTCCGCGCATTGCACCAGCAGTTGGCCAAGGTCACGCGCTTCTCCAGCCCGCGCGCCTTCAGCTATATGTTCAGCCCCGGCTACGAGCCGTTGCGTCGCCAGGTGGCGATCCGCATGCGCGATGCCGGTGTGGTGGTCGATCCGACCCAGGTGACCATCACCCACGGCTGTGTGGACGCCATCCACATGGCGCTGAGGGTGATGACCCGTCCGGGCGACCTGATCGCCACCGAGTCGCCGAGCTACTACGGCCTGCTGCAATTGGCCGACATCCTCGGCCTGAAGGTCATCGAAATCCCCAGCGACCCGCTCACCGGCATCAGCCTGGAAGCCTTGCAGCTTGCCGCCAACCAGTGGCCGATCAAGGCGCTGGTGCTGACCGCGCGCTTGAGCAACCCGCTGGGCGGCACCATCCCGGAGGACCGCCAGAAGGCACTGCTCAAGCTCACCGCCGAGCACAATATCGGGGTGATCGAAGACGACATCTACGGCGAGCTGATGTTCGACCAGGGACAGACCAAGGCGCTCAAGGCGCACGACCGTGATGGCCGCGTGGTGTACTGCTCGAGCTTCTCCAAGACCATTTCGCCCGGCGTGCGCATCGGCTGGATCATCACCGAGCGCTACCAAGAGGAAATCCGCCGCCTGCAGACCTTCACCACGCATTCGGCGTGCACCGTCACCCAGATGGGCGTGGCGGCGTACCTGGAGAACGGCGGCTACGACCGGCACCTGCGCTACATCCGCCAGGAGTACCGCAAGAACATGACGGCCTACCAGCTGGCGGTGCAGCAGTACTTCCCGGAAGGCACGCAGATGACCCGGCCCAAGGGCGGCTTCATCCTCTGGGTCAGCCTGCCGGCCAAGGTGAATACCAAGGAGCTGCACGTGCGCGCGCTGGAGCAGGGCATCAGCATCGCGCCGGGGCTGATCTTCAGTAACACCGAGCAGTTCAACAACTGCCTGCGCCTGACCTGCGGCATACCGTGGGACCGTGAGGCGGAGCGGGCGATCATGACCCTCGGCATGCTGGCTTGCCAGCTGTGCCAGGAAGAGCTGATCGCAGCGTGA
- a CDS encoding response regulator transcription factor has translation MPSEKKLPNVIVADPQPMIGWGLQHYLPEHRLAQVKAFVSDTDSLLEALNANPDVDLAIIELALPGSRGRDGVHLIEWVRRHHPDVRILVYSIMGAPLLAAAAVKCGAVGYICKRHSLNLLDEAFARLAKGETYIDPMLRQPRHTGRPLSPTEIDIIRRLAHGATVGEIAERTNRSVSTISTHKRNAMLKLGLNTDAQLVAVGLLDWLGEI, from the coding sequence ATGCCTTCTGAAAAGAAACTTCCGAATGTGATAGTGGCTGACCCGCAACCGATGATCGGCTGGGGTCTACAGCATTACCTACCTGAGCACCGACTGGCGCAGGTCAAGGCCTTCGTCAGCGATACGGACAGCTTGCTGGAGGCGCTCAACGCCAATCCGGACGTCGACCTGGCCATTATCGAGCTGGCGCTGCCCGGTTCCCGCGGGCGCGATGGCGTGCACCTGATCGAGTGGGTGCGCCGGCATCATCCCGATGTGCGCATCCTGGTCTATTCGATCATGGGGGCGCCGTTGCTGGCAGCGGCGGCGGTGAAGTGCGGTGCAGTGGGGTATATCTGCAAGCGTCACTCGCTGAATCTGCTGGACGAGGCGTTCGCGCGGCTGGCCAAGGGGGAGACCTACATCGACCCCATGCTCCGTCAGCCGCGACATACCGGCCGCCCGTTGAGCCCGACGGAAATCGACATCATCCGTCGGCTGGCCCACGGTGCCACGGTGGGCGAGATCGCCGAGCGAACCAATCGCAGCGTCTCCACCATCAGCACCCACAAGCGCAATGCCATGCTCAAGCTCGGCCTCAACACCGATGCGCAATTGGTGGCTGTAGGTCTGCTGGATTGGCTGGGGGAGATCTGA
- a CDS encoding OmpA family protein, with the protein MTPVQLLRLTALASAVLLAGCANSQLSEKSLEQARTQFQAVREDSSVLRSAPKDVIRAGESLARAERLSNYWGSSDDVLQYSYLSQRYSEIAREHSNLALNQERLAKQQLERERLQLAMREARLLNVQEQSKWLEQQMVSLATNETERGLVLTLGDVLFDSGEADLKPAANRTVLKVVQFLQLNPRRVIRIEGYTDAEGDREQNLQLSKDRAQAVADALSDLGVDDKRIQVQGYGEAYPISDNASSLGRAQNRRVEIVFSDEKGQLGAAR; encoded by the coding sequence ATGACTCCCGTGCAACTGTTGCGCCTGACTGCCCTGGCGAGTGCGGTCCTGCTCGCTGGTTGCGCCAATAGCCAGCTCAGTGAAAAGTCCCTGGAGCAGGCGCGCACCCAGTTCCAGGCGGTGAGGGAAGACTCCTCCGTGCTGCGCAGCGCGCCCAAGGATGTGATTCGCGCCGGCGAGTCCCTGGCCCGCGCCGAGCGCTTGTCCAACTACTGGGGCAGCAGCGACGACGTGCTGCAGTATTCCTACCTCAGCCAGCGCTACAGCGAGATCGCCCGCGAGCACAGCAACCTGGCGCTGAACCAGGAGCGCCTGGCCAAGCAGCAGCTGGAGCGTGAGCGTCTGCAATTGGCGATGCGCGAGGCGCGCCTGCTCAACGTGCAGGAGCAGAGCAAGTGGCTGGAGCAGCAGATGGTCAGCCTGGCCACCAACGAAACTGAGCGCGGCCTGGTGCTGACCCTCGGCGACGTGCTGTTCGACAGCGGCGAGGCCGACCTCAAGCCGGCCGCCAACCGCACCGTGCTCAAGGTGGTTCAGTTCCTCCAGCTCAACCCGCGCCGGGTGATCCGCATCGAGGGTTACACCGACGCCGAGGGTGATCGCGAGCAGAACCTGCAGTTGTCCAAGGACCGCGCGCAGGCGGTGGCCGATGCGCTGAGCGACCTGGGCGTGGACGACAAGCGCATCCAGGTGCAGGGCTACGGCGAGGCTTATCCGATCTCGGACAACGCTTCGTCGCTGGGGCGTGCGCAGAATCGTCGAGTGGAAATCGTGTTCTCCGACGAGAAGGGCCAACTCGGCGCCGCACGCTGA
- a CDS encoding DUF4398 domain-containing protein, whose protein sequence is MIKRRMMVAGLALFALAGCATNDPAPNEQMRLTEQALEQAKAVGATDDVAELKLADDKYQAAKGALAVGSNKKARQLAEQAELDARLAEAKVLTRKSAEQLAEQGKSINRLRKQLGEVQ, encoded by the coding sequence GTGATCAAGCGACGGATGATGGTCGCCGGCCTGGCTTTGTTTGCATTGGCCGGCTGTGCGACGAACGACCCGGCACCCAATGAGCAGATGCGCCTCACCGAACAGGCGCTGGAACAGGCCAAGGCCGTGGGTGCGACCGATGACGTGGCCGAGCTTAAGCTCGCCGACGACAAGTACCAGGCGGCCAAGGGCGCCCTGGCGGTCGGCTCGAACAAGAAGGCCCGGCAACTGGCCGAACAGGCCGAGCTCGATGCGCGCCTGGCCGAGGCCAAGGTTCTGACGCGCAAGAGCGCGGAGCAACTGGCAGAGCAGGGCAAAAGCATCAACCGTCTGCGTAAACAGTTGGGAGAAGTGCAATGA
- a CDS encoding transporter substrate-binding domain-containing protein: MLRAALLLVTFSIPLAGIAAGKCERLVATGNPEYPPYLWRDPAQPERLIGANADLLEQIGKAIGVNIRVIYTGSWARAQEEARLGRIDLIAGAFLTPPRLETMDYIHPAFLITDNVIWMRKDATVAYAGRDDLKGLKGGTLVNNSFGPDFDTFAKEQLTLEEVPSLTQAFQKLLLKRSDYVIYEHYPGLAVADTLGMADDLQPLEPPVSSEGLYLTVAHNSVCNDPWLRGQLAKKMTELTAAGVPQRLLQDNLARWKAQQLRPAGTPTQ; encoded by the coding sequence ATGCTGCGTGCGGCTCTTCTGCTGGTGACTTTCTCGATTCCCCTGGCCGGCATCGCGGCTGGCAAGTGCGAACGACTGGTGGCGACCGGCAATCCGGAGTATCCCCCCTACCTGTGGCGCGACCCGGCGCAACCGGAGCGGCTGATCGGCGCCAACGCCGACCTGCTGGAGCAGATCGGCAAGGCGATCGGCGTGAACATCCGGGTCATCTACACCGGCTCCTGGGCGCGTGCGCAGGAAGAAGCGCGTCTGGGGCGCATCGATCTCATCGCCGGCGCTTTCCTCACGCCGCCGCGCCTGGAAACCATGGACTACATCCATCCCGCCTTCCTGATCACCGACAACGTGATCTGGATGCGCAAGGACGCGACCGTGGCCTATGCCGGGCGGGACGACCTGAAAGGTCTGAAAGGCGGAACCCTGGTGAACAACAGCTTCGGCCCGGACTTCGACACCTTCGCCAAGGAGCAGTTGACGCTGGAAGAGGTGCCCAGCCTGACCCAGGCCTTTCAGAAACTGCTGCTCAAGCGCTCGGATTATGTGATCTACGAGCACTATCCCGGCCTGGCCGTCGCCGATACCCTCGGCATGGCCGACGATCTCCAGCCCCTGGAACCGCCGGTCTCCAGTGAAGGTCTGTACCTGACCGTCGCGCACAACTCGGTCTGCAACGACCCGTGGCTGCGCGGACAACTGGCGAAAAAGATGACAGAATTGACCGCCGCCGGGGTCCCTCAGCGTCTGCTGCAGGACAACCTGGCCCGCTGGAAGGCGCAGCAACTGCGGCCCGCCGGCACTCCCACCCAGTAG